One segment of Nostoc flagelliforme CCNUN1 DNA contains the following:
- a CDS encoding o-succinylbenzoate synthase, with amino-acid sequence MTNDYRFEFRPYQRRFLRTLTTNHGNWNIREGIILRLTDESGKIGWGEIAPISWFGSETLEQALDFCRQLPKEITDEIIFSIPDELPACQFGFESAYEMGSGEWGVGSGGDEGDNFITPNSCTDAINRVCTNSLFYSALLPAGEAALNQWETLWEQGYHTFKWKIGVYAIADELEIFESLIDTLPDFTKLRLDANGGLSYEEANLWLRTCDNFKANAEVPVEIEFIEQPLPVEQFQQMLELSLSYETAIAIDESVATLRQLAACHQQGWRGIFVIKPGIVGSPSRLRNFCHQYKINTVFSSVFETAIGRLAALRLAAELSRNNRAVGFGIDHFLEQEETWLQSLWNDL; translated from the coding sequence ATGACTAATGACTACAGATTTGAATTTCGTCCTTATCAGCGAAGATTTTTGCGAACACTGACTACCAATCATGGTAATTGGAATATTCGTGAAGGTATTATCCTCCGGCTTACCGATGAATCAGGTAAAATCGGCTGGGGAGAAATTGCCCCTATTAGCTGGTTCGGTTCTGAAACCCTAGAACAAGCCTTAGATTTTTGTCGCCAACTCCCAAAAGAAATCACAGACGAGATAATTTTCTCCATTCCAGATGAGTTACCTGCTTGTCAATTTGGCTTTGAGTCAGCTTATGAGATGGGGAGTGGGGAGTGGGGAGTGGGGAGTGGGGGGGATGAGGGAGATAATTTTATAACTCCTAACTCTTGTACAGACGCGATTAATCGCGTCTGTACCAACTCACTCTTCTACAGTGCCTTATTACCAGCAGGGGAAGCGGCTTTAAATCAATGGGAAACTTTGTGGGAGCAGGGATATCACACATTTAAATGGAAAATTGGTGTGTATGCGATCGCTGATGAACTAGAAATTTTTGAGTCACTGATAGACACCTTGCCAGACTTTACCAAACTGCGATTAGATGCCAACGGTGGACTCAGCTATGAAGAAGCTAACTTATGGCTGCGGACTTGCGATAATTTCAAGGCGAATGCAGAAGTACCCGTAGAAATTGAATTTATCGAACAACCGTTACCCGTTGAGCAATTTCAGCAGATGTTGGAATTGAGTCTGAGTTATGAAACTGCGATCGCAATAGATGAATCTGTCGCCACACTTAGGCAACTCGCTGCCTGTCATCAACAAGGTTGGCGAGGGATTTTTGTGATTAAGCCTGGGATAGTTGGATCGCCATCTCGTCTGAGAAACTTTTGTCACCAGTATAAAATTAATACTGTATTTTCATCAGTATTTGAAACTGCGATCGGTAGACTTGCAGCACTCCGGCTAGCGGCAGAATTATCTCGAAACAATAGGGCAGTTGGTTTTGGCATCGACCATTTTTTGGAACAAGAAGAAACGTGGCTTCAAAGTCTATGGAACGACCTTTAA
- the menA gene encoding 2-carboxy-1,4-naphthoquinone phytyltransferase, translated as MTTKQILYPNTKLWMAAIKPPMYSVAIMPIWVGTAVAFAETKNFNGAVFSTFIAAAILILAWENISNDVFDSETGIDQNKHHSLVNLTDNKPLIFWIGNLCLGLGLLGILAIAFWQQDLTVIGIILLCCGLGYMYQGPPFRLGYQGLGEILCFFAFGPLAVEAAYYSQTQTWSMTSLAVSVIVGIATTLILFCSHFHQVKDDIAAGKRSPIVRLGTAKGAQLLVWFTASIYPLTLLFVLLGISPAWTLLSWVSLPFAVKLCRHVQENHNQPDKVSNCKFIAVAVHFWACLLLGLGFML; from the coding sequence ATGACAACTAAGCAGATTTTATATCCCAACACTAAGTTATGGATGGCAGCGATTAAACCGCCAATGTACAGTGTTGCCATTATGCCTATTTGGGTAGGAACAGCAGTAGCATTTGCTGAAACTAAAAATTTTAATGGTGCAGTATTTTCTACTTTTATAGCTGCAGCAATCTTAATTCTCGCCTGGGAAAATATCAGTAATGATGTCTTTGATTCCGAAACAGGTATTGATCAAAATAAGCACCATTCTCTGGTTAACTTAACAGACAATAAGCCATTAATATTTTGGATAGGAAATTTGTGTTTAGGTTTGGGGTTGCTAGGCATACTAGCGATCGCCTTTTGGCAACAAGACCTAACTGTTATCGGCATCATTTTACTATGCTGTGGTTTAGGCTATATGTACCAAGGGCCTCCCTTTCGCTTAGGATATCAGGGTTTAGGCGAGATTCTTTGCTTTTTTGCCTTTGGCCCCTTAGCAGTGGAGGCAGCATACTACAGCCAAACCCAAACTTGGTCAATGACAAGTTTAGCAGTCTCAGTCATTGTCGGGATTGCCACAACCTTAATTTTGTTTTGCTCACACTTTCACCAAGTTAAGGATGACATAGCGGCAGGCAAGCGATCGCCTATCGTCCGTCTAGGAACAGCGAAAGGGGCCCAACTCCTAGTTTGGTTTACTGCTAGCATTTATCCCCTCACCTTGCTATTTGTGCTATTGGGAATTTCTCCAGCTTGGACGTTATTGAGTTGGGTAAGTTTACCGTTTGCTGTCAAATTATGCCGCCATGTCCAAGAAAATCACAACCAGCCAGACAAAGTTAGTAACTGTAAATTTATTGCCGTAGCCGTGCATTTCTGGGCTTGTTTGCTGCTTGGATTGGGATTTATGCTTTAG
- a CDS encoding isochorismate synthase: protein MTVSPCRSNLFVHKDLYQFLVAVQEKCVKNNCRRIVSISQEIDLVDPLLVLDKLTQANEINFYFEDKGKGEAIAAIDSVAKLQIDGADRFTQAEYFIKSCLKNIINFGNANQGFSGPHFFCYFSFFDKNAQLDYPFPSATIFLPRWQVAVKNQRCILVTNIIINESVNIQNLLENVQNKIEFIQSLEYYSAHIDFFPAKFYKKSVTNATGFKRSVVSVLEKIRSSHLSKIVLADILDVKSSNHFNLVKSLNNLRQIHPNCYIFSTSNGKGQNFIGASPERLISINNQQLITDALAGSAPRGKTPAEDAANANRLLNSEKEKHEHSLVLDFITQRLCQLGLLPQILAPRLRQLSNIQHLWTPISATVPANIHPLKIVAQLHPTPAVAGAARDVACAEIRRYENFERGLYAAPLGWIDSQGNCEFIVGIRSALIDGDRARLYAGAGIVAGSDPDKEFAEVQLKLQALLKALV from the coding sequence ATGACAGTTTCACCATGTCGTAGCAACCTCTTTGTACACAAAGATTTATATCAATTTTTGGTAGCAGTGCAAGAAAAGTGCGTCAAAAATAATTGCAGGCGAATTGTCAGTATCTCTCAGGAGATCGATTTAGTTGACCCTTTACTTGTATTAGATAAACTAACACAAGCAAATGAAATAAATTTTTACTTTGAGGACAAAGGTAAAGGAGAAGCGATCGCAGCAATTGATTCTGTAGCAAAATTACAGATTGATGGTGCAGATCGTTTTACTCAAGCTGAATATTTTATCAAATCTTGCCTAAAAAATATAATTAACTTTGGTAACGCTAACCAAGGTTTTTCTGGGCCTCACTTTTTTTGTTATTTCAGCTTTTTTGATAAAAATGCCCAACTAGATTATCCATTTCCATCTGCTACCATCTTTCTTCCCCGTTGGCAAGTAGCTGTTAAAAATCAGCGTTGCATATTAGTAACAAATATAATTATCAATGAGAGTGTAAATATTCAAAACTTATTGGAGAATGTGCAAAATAAAATTGAATTTATCCAATCTTTAGAATATTACTCTGCTCATATTGATTTTTTTCCAGCAAAGTTCTACAAAAAGTCTGTCACCAATGCTACTGGGTTTAAACGTTCAGTAGTCTCTGTTTTGGAAAAAATTAGGTCTAGTCATTTAAGCAAGATTGTCCTTGCAGATATATTAGATGTAAAATCAAGCAACCACTTTAACTTAGTTAAATCTTTAAACAATCTTAGGCAAATACATCCTAATTGTTATATTTTTTCTACAAGTAATGGCAAAGGACAAAACTTTATTGGTGCAAGTCCAGAAAGATTAATTAGTATTAATAATCAACAATTAATCACTGATGCTTTAGCTGGTTCTGCACCACGAGGTAAAACCCCTGCTGAAGATGCAGCTAATGCTAATCGCTTACTAAATAGTGAAAAAGAAAAGCATGAACATTCACTGGTGCTTGATTTCATTACACAACGCCTATGCCAGCTAGGTTTATTACCCCAAATATTAGCACCACGGCTGCGACAATTATCGAATATCCAGCATTTATGGACACCAATCAGCGCTACAGTTCCCGCTAATATACATCCATTAAAGATTGTCGCTCAATTGCATCCTACACCAGCCGTTGCTGGTGCAGCACGAGATGTAGCCTGTGCCGAAATTCGTCGTTATGAAAACTTTGAAAGAGGTTTGTATGCTGCGCCTCTAGGTTGGATAGATTCTCAGGGAAACTGCGAGTTTATTGTGGGAATTCGTTCAGCATTAATTGATGGCGATCGCGCGAGATTGTATGCTGGTGCTGGTATCGTCGCTGGTTCTGATCCTGACAAAGAATTTGCAGAGGTGCAACTTAAACTTCAGGCGTTACTCAAAGCATTAGTTTAA
- a CDS encoding glutamate-5-semialdehyde dehydrogenase, protein MTILNIASPLIAIAGQTRQAASKLAILSTEAKNQALEAIAQALESARDEILQANIADCKAADAEGIPKPLYKRLQLDEHKLRDAIAGVRDVGKLADPIGKVQIHRELDTGLILKQITCPLGVLGIIFEARPEAAIQIVSLAIKSGNGVILKCGKEAVRSCEAIVKAIKQGLSETAVNPDAVQLLTTREETLELLKLDKYVDLIIPRGSNSFVRFVQENTRIPVLGHADGICHLYIDKAADISKAVPITVDAKAQYPAVCNAIETLLVHQSIAREFLPKVAEALQERHVELRGDKGTLELLPNIVPATEIDWETEYSDFILSIKIVDSLEGAIAHINEYGSRHTDAIITEDLTSVETFFGLVNSANIFHNCSTRFADGFRYGFGAEVGISTQQMPPRGPVGLEGLVTYKYQMTGDGHIVATYTGANAKAFTHEDLV, encoded by the coding sequence ATGACTATTCTTAACATTGCTTCTCCCCTAATTGCGATCGCAGGACAAACCCGCCAAGCTGCAAGTAAACTAGCGATTCTCTCCACTGAAGCAAAAAATCAAGCGCTTGAAGCGATCGCTCAAGCTTTAGAATCAGCTAGAGATGAAATTTTACAAGCAAATATTGCTGATTGTAAAGCTGCTGATGCTGAAGGAATTCCCAAACCGCTTTATAAACGCTTGCAGTTGGATGAACATAAATTAAGAGATGCGATCGCAGGGGTACGAGATGTTGGTAAGCTAGCTGATCCTATCGGTAAAGTGCAGATTCACCGCGAGCTTGATACTGGTTTAATTCTCAAGCAAATTACTTGTCCTTTAGGTGTTTTGGGAATTATTTTTGAAGCACGTCCAGAGGCGGCGATTCAAATTGTTTCCTTAGCGATTAAATCGGGAAATGGTGTGATTCTCAAATGTGGAAAGGAAGCGGTACGTTCTTGTGAAGCGATAGTTAAGGCAATTAAACAAGGATTATCTGAAACTGCTGTTAACCCTGATGCGGTACAGTTACTCACAACTAGAGAAGAAACTCTAGAACTTTTGAAGTTAGATAAATATGTAGATTTAATTATTCCTAGAGGTTCTAATTCCTTTGTGCGCTTTGTGCAAGAAAATACACGGATTCCTGTATTAGGTCATGCTGATGGGATTTGCCATCTTTATATAGATAAAGCGGCAGATATTTCTAAAGCAGTTCCGATTACAGTAGATGCCAAAGCGCAATATCCGGCTGTTTGTAATGCAATTGAAACTTTGCTAGTTCACCAATCAATTGCTAGAGAGTTTTTACCAAAAGTTGCTGAGGCTTTACAAGAACGCCATGTGGAATTAAGAGGCGATAAAGGCACCTTGGAACTTTTGCCTAATATCGTACCTGCAACAGAAATAGATTGGGAAACAGAATACAGTGATTTTATTTTGTCTATTAAGATTGTAGATTCTTTAGAAGGTGCGATCGCGCATATTAACGAATATGGTTCTCGTCATACTGACGCGATTATTACTGAAGATTTAACATCTGTGGAAACTTTCTTTGGATTGGTAAATTCAGCTAATATATTCCACAATTGTTCTACCAGATTTGCTGATGGTTTCCGCTATGGTTTCGGTGCCGAAGTAGGGATTAGTACGCAACAAATGCCTCCTCGTGGCCCCGTTGGATTAGAAGGATTAGTTACATATAAATATCAAATGACTGGCGATGGTCATATTGTAGCTACTTACACCGGGGCGAATGCTAAAGCTTTTACTCATGAGGATTTAGTGTAA
- a CDS encoding zinc metalloprotease HtpX, producing the protein MSLQSGLEALKEKRYQEAVRLLEQFCRDCVERDSSDYLSAQMWLMKAYQATGEIEKAKMLCQKLMMSENPQARSWAEQASQSFRQTPATQSNASQKAGRAATTGMKLAMGGVGGSLALASGVTMTLLFGMVFALGLSLVFILGSDDPLQGLAIAIGITLVFNIAAFFLSPFLMDLTQSWLYQTRWVELAEVETLSPETAKVIRQVCEQKKLKAPRLGIINDQNPTAFTYGSLPNSARLVVSQGLFTYLDDDEIATVYAHELGHIVHWDFAVMTVASTLVQICYLIYSTARRFGRGGDSKIKDAMQTAGLVAYVFYIIGTYLLLYLSRTREYFADHFAAESTGNPNGLSRALVKIAYGILEEGSRTQEPSRLIEGTRALGIYDHKAAASTGTAYRITSDTQKVGRVFLWDMFNPWGWWMELNSTHPLTGKRVRALSTYAEQLGLATEFDMGRVIGEGKTLSKSRLYGNFFLDVVLYGAETIGFFVGLVMGVILWSSSPNTGLAFGAPLIGLGMGIIVKALVMFPDYKQAAETDILTLMSDPYASPLRGQPAKLEGQLIGRGDAGYKFGSDLKIQDRSGMLYLHYASRFGPIGNFLFGMKRVESLIGEQVGAVGWFRRGVAPWMDLIQLQSENGTIVNSYHRFWSFILGGGSIILGVILIMLLSS; encoded by the coding sequence ATGTCATTGCAATCGGGATTAGAAGCCTTAAAAGAAAAACGTTATCAAGAAGCGGTTAGATTACTCGAACAATTCTGCCGCGATTGCGTTGAACGTGATTCCTCAGATTATCTTTCAGCACAGATGTGGCTGATGAAAGCCTATCAAGCCACAGGCGAAATTGAAAAAGCCAAGATGCTGTGTCAAAAGTTAATGATGAGTGAAAACCCACAGGCTCGCAGTTGGGCAGAACAAGCTAGTCAATCCTTCCGCCAAACGCCAGCAACCCAATCTAACGCCAGCCAAAAAGCTGGCCGCGCCGCCACTACTGGGATGAAATTAGCAATGGGGGGCGTGGGTGGTAGTTTAGCGTTAGCTTCTGGTGTAACCATGACCTTGCTATTTGGCATGGTCTTCGCTTTAGGTTTAAGCTTAGTATTTATTTTAGGTAGCGACGATCCCCTCCAAGGGCTAGCGATCGCTATTGGTATTACCCTAGTTTTTAATATCGCCGCCTTTTTCCTGTCTCCATTTCTCATGGACTTAACCCAAAGCTGGCTTTACCAAACTCGCTGGGTAGAGTTAGCCGAAGTTGAAACCCTCAGTCCAGAGACAGCTAAAGTTATTCGCCAAGTCTGTGAGCAGAAAAAGCTGAAAGCGCCCCGTTTAGGCATCATTAACGACCAAAACCCGACGGCTTTTACTTATGGCTCATTACCTAACAGCGCCCGTTTAGTCGTCAGTCAAGGACTTTTTACTTATCTGGATGACGATGAAATTGCTACCGTCTACGCCCATGAATTAGGGCACATCGTCCACTGGGACTTTGCAGTGATGACAGTAGCTTCTACCTTAGTGCAAATTTGCTACCTGATTTACAGCACAGCTAGAAGATTTGGGCGTGGTGGCGATAGCAAAATTAAAGATGCTATGCAAACTGCTGGTCTAGTTGCCTACGTGTTTTATATCATTGGTACTTATCTATTGCTGTACCTCTCCCGCACACGAGAATACTTTGCTGACCACTTTGCAGCCGAAAGTACAGGTAATCCCAATGGATTATCCCGCGCTTTGGTGAAGATTGCCTACGGCATATTAGAAGAAGGTTCACGGACACAAGAACCCAGCCGTTTAATTGAAGGAACTCGCGCCTTGGGTATCTATGACCATAAAGCCGCCGCTTCCACAGGAACCGCCTACCGCATTACATCCGATACTCAAAAAGTTGGTCGCGTCTTTTTGTGGGATATGTTTAACCCTTGGGGCTGGTGGATGGAATTAAATTCCACTCACCCATTGACAGGTAAGCGAGTTCGTGCATTAAGCACCTATGCTGAACAGTTGGGTTTAGCGACTGAGTTCGATATGGGGCGAGTTATTGGAGAAGGCAAAACTCTGAGTAAGAGTAGGCTTTACGGTAACTTCTTTTTAGATGTTGTGCTGTACGGCGCTGAAACTATAGGTTTCTTCGTTGGCTTGGTAATGGGTGTGATTCTGTGGTCAAGTTCTCCAAACACAGGTTTAGCATTTGGTGCGCCACTAATTGGTTTAGGGATGGGGATTATTGTTAAAGCCTTGGTGATGTTCCCCGACTACAAGCAAGCAGCAGAAACTGATATTCTCACCCTGATGTCAGACCCCTACGCCAGTCCGTTGCGCGGACAACCGGCAAAGCTTGAAGGTCAATTAATTGGTCGTGGCGACGCTGGTTATAAGTTTGGTTCCGATTTAAAAATTCAGGATCGTAGCGGAATGCTTTATCTGCATTACGCCTCACGGTTTGGCCCTATCGGCAATTTTCTGTTTGGGATGAAGCGAGTCGAAAGCTTGATTGGTGAACAAGTTGGGGCTGTAGGTTGGTTCCGTCGGGGTGTTGCACCTTGGATGGATTTGATTCAACTCCAAAGTGAAAATGGCACCATTGTCAACAGTTACCATCGCTTTTGGTCATTCATCCTTGGTGGTGGATCGATTATCCTGGGAGTGATCTTGATTATGTTATTAAGCAGCTAG
- a CDS encoding DUF427 domain-containing protein, translated as MPKAIWNGVVLAESDNTVVVEGNHYFPVDTINKQYFTESNTHSSCPWKGVASYYSIDVDGQINKDAAWYYPSAKEKAKNIEGHVAFWKGVKVEA; from the coding sequence ATGCCGAAAGCAATTTGGAATGGCGTAGTTTTAGCCGAGAGTGATAATACCGTAGTTGTGGAAGGCAACCATTATTTCCCTGTTGACACCATTAACAAGCAGTACTTTACAGAAAGTAACACTCACAGCAGTTGTCCTTGGAAGGGTGTCGCCAGCTACTACAGTATCGACGTTGATGGACAAATCAATAAAGATGCTGCTTGGTACTATCCCAGCGCCAAGGAGAAAGCTAAGAATATTGAAGGCCATGTCGCCTTCTGGAAGGGTGTAAAAGTTGAGGCTTAA
- a CDS encoding lytic transglycosylase domain-containing protein — protein MLKKLQKKQISIIAGAALFAFLAGAMVSAPEIGKSLGQWLKLSQNKAEQTSEGSIAQSAVFPLVSQSLPERAAKLAEIAGQSRSPDRNRARYLLASDYVERTQAKKALVLLDGLDKDYPILAPYILLKQAQAEDMLGEDGKASDLRQSVLKLYPKEAATVKALYLIALPKQQEIAIAQFPSNPLTWEIIRKRLQENPNQPQLQLILAKYAYDQPGIVGVLDQLVKQPTLKPEDWELIGTGYWENNQFLKAANAYVNAPKTPRNLYRTARGLQIGGKDKEKAIATYKQLVQQFPNTEETGTALLRLAETAKTPKDGLPYLEQVISKFPKQASTALVQKAKTLQALNNQKSASEAWQLLIAKYGNSDEAAEYRWKIAQDKAKVKDYVGAWQWAEPIVNNNPNSILAPRAGFWVGKWAALLGKQQESQTAYEYVVSQFPYSYYAWRAATMLGLNVGNFDNVRVMNPEVITPQRPVPPAGSETFKELYLLGQNRDAWLQWQTEFQNKIQPTVAEQFTEGLMRLAKGENLIGIDKISKLEDREIPAEVAQYETLSKQITYWQARYPFPYLREIEKWSIERKLNPLLVTALMRQESRFEPKIKSVADATGLMQVLPSTAKWIAPQIKVDFKTISLENPNDNIMLGTWYLGHTHDQYNNNSLLAIASYNAGPGNVSKWLQTQTTQDPDEFVEQIPFDETKNYVRQVFGNYWNYLRLYNPEISGIVGKYSTTHPKLPTQ, from the coding sequence ATGCTGAAGAAACTACAAAAAAAGCAAATTTCGATAATTGCGGGTGCGGCACTGTTTGCCTTTTTAGCTGGGGCAATGGTATCAGCACCTGAGATTGGCAAGTCTCTGGGGCAATGGCTCAAACTGAGTCAGAATAAAGCAGAGCAAACATCAGAGGGTAGCATTGCTCAATCAGCTGTCTTTCCACTGGTATCACAATCTCTGCCAGAACGGGCGGCAAAACTAGCAGAGATTGCCGGGCAGTCGCGATCGCCAGACCGAAATCGCGCTCGTTATCTTTTGGCGAGTGATTACGTTGAAAGAACCCAAGCAAAAAAAGCGCTGGTTTTACTGGACGGGCTAGATAAAGACTATCCTATCCTCGCGCCCTATATTTTGCTGAAACAGGCGCAGGCAGAGGATATGCTGGGCGAAGACGGCAAAGCCTCGGATCTCAGGCAAAGTGTGTTGAAACTGTATCCCAAAGAAGCGGCCACAGTGAAAGCACTATATCTGATTGCCCTACCGAAGCAACAGGAAATAGCGATCGCTCAATTTCCTTCTAACCCTCTGACTTGGGAAATCATTCGTAAACGCTTGCAAGAAAATCCCAATCAGCCACAATTACAATTGATTTTGGCTAAATATGCCTATGACCAACCTGGCATAGTGGGCGTTTTGGATCAGCTAGTAAAACAGCCTACCCTCAAACCCGAAGACTGGGAACTCATTGGTACAGGCTATTGGGAAAATAATCAATTTCTCAAAGCGGCGAATGCTTATGTCAATGCACCCAAAACACCTCGTAACCTCTATCGTACCGCACGGGGGTTACAAATAGGAGGCAAAGATAAAGAAAAAGCGATCGCCACCTATAAACAACTAGTACAACAATTTCCCAACACCGAAGAAACCGGAACTGCACTACTACGGTTAGCAGAAACCGCAAAAACACCTAAAGACGGCTTACCTTATCTTGAGCAGGTAATTAGTAAATTTCCCAAACAAGCTAGTACTGCACTGGTACAAAAAGCCAAAACTCTCCAAGCGCTCAATAATCAAAAGTCAGCTAGTGAGGCGTGGCAATTACTCATAGCCAAGTACGGCAATTCTGACGAGGCGGCAGAGTATCGTTGGAAAATTGCCCAAGATAAAGCCAAAGTTAAAGATTACGTCGGTGCTTGGCAATGGGCAGAACCAATTGTCAACAACAACCCTAATAGTATTTTGGCTCCGAGAGCAGGCTTTTGGGTAGGGAAATGGGCAGCTTTACTAGGCAAACAGCAGGAATCTCAAACTGCTTATGAGTATGTGGTTAGCCAGTTTCCCTACTCTTACTATGCATGGCGAGCCGCGACGATGCTGGGGCTAAATGTTGGCAACTTTGACAACGTGCGCGTCATGAACCCCGAAGTAATCACACCCCAGCGTCCAGTACCGCCTGCTGGTTCTGAGACTTTCAAAGAATTGTATCTGCTGGGTCAAAACCGCGATGCCTGGTTACAATGGCAGACAGAATTTCAGAATAAAATTCAGCCAACTGTAGCAGAGCAATTTACTGAAGGCTTGATGCGACTGGCAAAGGGAGAAAATCTCATAGGAATTGATAAAATTTCTAAATTGGAAGACCGGGAAATACCAGCAGAAGTTGCCCAATATGAGACTCTGAGCAAACAAATCACTTACTGGCAAGCGCGTTATCCATTTCCCTATCTCCGGGAGATTGAAAAGTGGTCTATTGAGCGTAAACTTAATCCTCTGCTAGTAACTGCTCTGATGCGTCAAGAGTCACGCTTTGAACCAAAAATCAAATCCGTCGCTGATGCTACTGGCTTAATGCAGGTGTTGCCGAGTACAGCAAAATGGATCGCCCCACAAATCAAGGTGGATTTCAAAACAATAAGTCTAGAAAATCCCAACGATAACATCATGCTGGGTACATGGTATTTGGGTCATACCCATGATCAATATAACAATAACTCGTTGCTTGCGATCGCCAGTTACAATGCTGGCCCCGGTAATGTCTCCAAATGGCTGCAAACTCAAACTACACAAGATCCAGATGAGTTTGTTGAACAAATTCCCTTTGATGAAACCAAAAATTATGTGCGTCAAGTATTTGGCAACTATTGGAATTATTTGAGACTTTACAACCCTGAGATTTCTGGCATCGTAGGAAAGTACTCAACTACACACCCGAAATTGCCGACGCAGTGA
- a CDS encoding ACP S-malonyltransferase: protein MNFLIDYNLQKYAAILLGKIANDGWLDLIPLSFIFFQDIELPTDSNDRVVWQLAQQNRVILLTANRNMKGEDSLEQVIREDNTPDSLPVITIGNLDRFSKEASYRSRCADRIIEIVLNIENYMGVGRIFIP, encoded by the coding sequence ATGAATTTTCTGATTGATTACAACCTTCAGAAATACGCTGCTATTCTTCTGGGAAAAATTGCAAATGATGGTTGGCTTGATCTGATACCTTTGTCTTTTATCTTTTTTCAAGACATTGAGTTGCCAACGGATAGCAATGATCGAGTTGTATGGCAACTCGCTCAACAAAACCGAGTGATTTTGCTGACTGCAAATCGCAACATGAAAGGAGAGGATTCGTTAGAGCAAGTTATTCGCGAAGACAATACACCTGATTCATTACCAGTCATCACAATTGGAAATCTTGACCGTTTCAGTAAAGAAGCTAGCTACCGCAGCCGATGTGCTGACCGTATTATTGAGATCGTGCTTAATATTGAGAACTACATGGGAGTTGGACGCATTTTCATCCCATAA
- a CDS encoding DUF433 domain-containing protein — MTLGSTEQTAIIRTERGLTIAGTRITIYDVMDHLVAGRPPELVLNWLPLTKNQLESALSYIETNRTEVEAEYQEVLKTAEEIQQYWQERNRDRLSQIAAIPPKPGQEALWKKLQVQKAKHAVES, encoded by the coding sequence ATGACTCTAGGATCAACTGAACAAACAGCCATCATCCGTACAGAGCGGGGATTGACGATCGCAGGCACTCGCATTACCATTTATGACGTGATGGATCATCTCGTAGCGGGACGACCACCAGAATTAGTCTTGAATTGGCTTCCATTGACAAAAAACCAACTGGAGTCGGCTCTATCTTACATTGAGACGAATCGTACTGAGGTTGAAGCTGAGTATCAAGAAGTTTTGAAAACAGCAGAAGAAATCCAGCAGTATTGGCAAGAACGGAACCGAGATCGCCTTAGTCAAATTGCCGCGATACCGCCTAAGCCCGGTCAAGAAGCTCTATGGAAAAAACTCCAAGTGCAGAAAGCTAAACATGCAGTGGAGTCATGA
- a CDS encoding Uma2 family endonuclease produces the protein MTQAIPKLVTFEEFVDWLPENRRVRYELHKGEIVEMAQPVGEHEEVKGFLGIEIPVEIKRLGLPYFMPNQVIVRPPEKDSGYFPDVLVLNRANLENEKLWKKESTVSLGASIPLAIEVVSTNWRDDYYLKYADYEEMGIPEYWIVDYAALGGRNFIGNPKQPTITVCNLVDEEYQISKFRDNDRIISQTFPELNLTPNQIFQAAVV, from the coding sequence ATGACTCAAGCCATACCCAAGCTAGTAACCTTTGAGGAATTTGTCGATTGGCTACCCGAAAATCGACGAGTCCGCTACGAACTACATAAAGGAGAAATTGTTGAGATGGCACAACCAGTAGGGGAACACGAAGAAGTTAAAGGATTTCTAGGTATCGAAATTCCTGTTGAAATCAAGCGTCTAGGATTGCCCTACTTTATGCCCAACCAAGTTATAGTTAGACCGCCTGAAAAAGATTCTGGTTACTTCCCAGATGTGTTGGTGCTAAACCGTGCAAATCTGGAAAACGAAAAATTATGGAAAAAAGAATCTACTGTTAGTTTGGGTGCATCAATACCTTTGGCAATTGAGGTTGTATCAACTAACTGGCGGGACGATTATTACTTGAAGTATGCTGACTATGAAGAGATGGGTATCCCAGAATACTGGATTGTTGATTATGCTGCCTTGGGTGGACGTAATTTTATCGGCAATCCCAAACAACCAACAATCACCGTGTGTAACTTGGTTGATGAGGAATATCAAATAAGTAAGTTTCGAGATAATGATCGCATTATTTCCCAAACTTTTCCTGAATTGAATCTTACCCCAAATCAGATTTTTCAAGCTGCTGTGGTGTAG